The sequence below is a genomic window from Heterodontus francisci isolate sHetFra1 unplaced genomic scaffold, sHetFra1.hap1 HAP1_SCAFFOLD_1024, whole genome shotgun sequence.
TGAATTAATCCCAGCACAAAACACAGATACCAGCACAGAAATCACAGTCTGCTGGGACAGCCAACATCACCTCAAACACAgaaaccagcacagaaacccaacTCTGCTGGGACAGCCAGCATCACCTATAACACAGAAACCACCCCAGAAACCCAACTCTGCTGGGACAGCCAGCATCACCTATAACACAGAAACCACCACAGAAACCCAACTCTGCTGGGAGAGCCAACATCACCTATAACACAGAAACCACCACAGAAACCCAACTCTGCTGGACAGCCAACATCACCTATAACACAGAAACCACCACAGAAACCCAACTCTGCTGGGACAGCCAACATCACCTATAACACAgaaaccagcacagaaacccaacTCTGCTGGGACAGCCAACATCACCTATAACACAgaaaccagcacagaaacccaacTCTGCTGGGACAGCCAGCATCACCTATAACACAgaaaccagcacagaaacccagctCTGCTGGGACAGCCAGCATCACCTATAACACAgaaaccagcacagaaacccaatTCTGCTGGGAGAGCCAACATCACCTATAACACAGAAACCACCACGGAAACCCAACTCTGCTGGGACAGCCAACATCACCTATAACACAGAAACCAGCTCAGAAACCCAACTCTGCTGGGAGAGCCAACATCACCTATAACACAGAAACCAGCACAGTACCCCTTCTGCTGGGAGAGCCAACATCGCCTTTACACAaaaaccatcactgaaaccccctttGCTGGGACAGTCAACATCGCCTATAACACAGAAACCAGCACAGAAACCCCACTCTGCTGGGACAGTCAACATTGCCTATAACACAGAATCCAGCACAGTACTCCACTCTGCTGGGACCGTCAACATCACCTGAAGCACTGAAACCAGCACAGAACCCCACTCTGCTGGGACAGTCAACATCGCCTATAACACAGAAACCAGCACATTACTCCCTCTGCTGGGACAGCCAACAGCACCCataacaaagaaaccagcacagagcTCCCCTCTGCTGGGACAGTTAACATCGCCTGGAACACAGAAACCAGCACGGAACTCCCCGCCACTGGGACAGTCAACATCGCCTGTAACACAGAAACCAGCACAGAACTCCCCTCCGCTGGGACAGTTAACATCGCCTGTAACACAGAAACCAGCACGGAACCCCACTCCACTGGGACAGTCAACATCGCCTGTAACACAGAAACCAGCACAGAACTCCCCTCCGCTGGGACAGTTAACATTGCCTGTAACACAGAAACCAGCACGAAACTCCCCTCCGCTGGAACAATTAACATAGACTGTAACACAGAAACCAGCACAGAACTCCCTCCACTGGGCCAGTTAACATCGCCTGTAACACAGAAACCAGCACGAAACTCCCCTCCACTGGGACAGTTAACATCGCCTGTAACACAGAAACCAGCACGAAACTCCCCTCCGCTGGAACAATTAACATCGACTGTAACACAGAAACCAGCACAGAACTCCCCTCCACTGGGCCAGTTAACATCGCCTGTAACACAGAAACCAGCACAGAACTCCCCTCCACTGGGCCAGTTAACATCGCCTGTAACACAGAAACCAGCACAGAACTCCCCTCCACTGGGACAGTTAACATCGCCTGTAACACAGAAACCAGCACGGAACCCCACTCCACTGGGACAGTCAACATCGCCTGTAACACAGAAACCAGCACAGAACTCCCCTCCACTGGGCCAGTTAACATCGCCTGTAACACAGAAACCAGCACGAAACTCCCCTCCACTGGGACAGTTAACATCGACTGTAACACAGAAACCAGCACGAAACTCCCCTCCACTGGGACAGTTAACATCGCCTGTAACACAGAAACCAGCACGAAACTCCCCTCCACTGGGACAGTTAACATCGCCTGTAACACAGAAACCAGCACGAAACTCCCCTCCACTGGGACAGTTAACATCGACTGTAACACAGAAACCAGCACGAAACTCCCCTCCACTGGGACAGTTAACATCGACTGTAACACAGAAACCAGCACAGAACTCCCCTCCGCTGGGACAGTTAACATCGCCTGTAACACAGAAACCAGCACAGAACTCCCCTCCACTGGGACAGTTAACATCGCCTGTAACACAGAAACCAGCACAGAGCTCCCCTCCACTGGGACAGTTAACATCGCCTGTAACACAGAAACCAGCACGAAACTCCCCTCCGCTGGAACAATTAACATCGCCTGTAACACAGAAACCAGCACGAAACTCCCCTCCACTGGGCCAGTTAACATCGCCTGAAACACAGAAACCAGCACGAAACTCCCCTCCACTGGGACAGTTAACATCGCCTGAAACACAGAAACCAGCACGGAACTCCCCTCCACTGCGACAGTTAACATCGACTGTAACACAGAAACCAGCACAGAACTCCCCTCTGCTGGGACAGAACAGGAGATGGTGCATTCGCAACCCTCAGTGTGAGGGATTTCTCCCGCGACTCGAAGTTCCCGACTTTCCAAGCACGGTGAAATAGCTCTTAACAAGAATAAGCAGGAGAAGTGACCTTGTGTTTTGGGAGGGAACCTGGCCACGTGTTTTAGCCGATCATTG
It includes:
- the LOC137361650 gene encoding uncharacterized protein, producing the protein MAVQLLMKSFPILLLCLYWEIAPSENFNIETEQGTTFNRSRDSYFGQRVAQIESGKKKWIIVSAPLEKNQTGVRTGRVYKCQYTTRTCQPLIVQSPAEAGSISLGLSLASRQVGRPQILACGPTLTQQCGNNMYQNGICYLFNDRLKHVARFPPKTQGHFSCLFLLRAISPCLESRELRVAGEIPHTEGCECTISCSVPAEGSSVLVSVLQSMLTVAVEGSSVLVSVFQAMLTVPVEGSFVLVSVFQAMLTGPVEGSFVLVSVLQAMLIVPAEGSFVLVSVLQAMLTVPVEGSSVLVSVLQAMLTVPVEGSSVLVSVLQAMLTVPAEGSSVLVSVLQSMLTVPVEGSFVLVSVLQSMLTVPVEGSFVLVSVLQAMLTVPVEGSFVLVSVLQAMLTVPVEGSFVLVSVLQSMLTVPVEGSFVLVSVLQAMLTGPVEGSSVLVSVLQAMLTVPVEWGSVLVSVLQAMLTVPVEGSSVLVSVLQAMLTGPVEGSSVLVSVLQAMLTGPVEGSSVLVSVLQSMLIVPAEGSFVLVSVLQAMLTVPVEGSFVLVSVLQAMLTGPVEGVLCWFLCYSLC